The following DNA comes from Glaciihabitans arcticus.
CACCACCCACGACCGGCGGCAGCACGAGCGGAACCGTGACGAGGGCGCGCACCAGCCGACGCGGAACGGCGGGCCAGTCGACCGACGATGCGAGCACAAAGGCGAGCGGGACGCCCAGCAGCAGGCTGAGCACGGTCGTGAGCCCCGCCGTGCCGACCGAGAGGCCGAGCGCCTGCAGCACGGTCGGACGGGAGAGCAGTTCGGGAAGCTGCGCCCACGGCGCCCGGATGATGAGCCCGAGGAGGGGCAGAACGAGAAGCCCCAGCGCTATCCCCGCGGGGATCCAGAGCGCTGGGGCAATCGAGGAAGACCTACGGCGCACCGAACCCCCAGGTCTGCAGCAGCTCCTGGCCCTCGGGCGAAAGCACCCACGCGACGAACGCATCGGCGGCTTCCGCGTTCTGCGAGTCGGCGAGCGTCGCGATCGGGTAGAGGTTCACGGCCTCGCTCGCTTCGGAGAACTCGATGCCGAGCACGGCGTCACCGGCGGCGAGCACATCGGTCTTGTAGACCAGGCCGGCGTCGACCTCGCCGAGCTCGACCTTGGTCAGCACGGCCTTGACGTCCTGCTCGTAGGTGTCGGGGGTGATCGTCAGGCCGGTTGCGTCGAGCACCGTGACGGTCGCGGCTCCGCACGGCACCTCGGCAGCGCAGAAGGCCACCTTCAGGTCGGCGTTCTCGAGGTCGGCGAGCGCCTTCACACCGGCCGGGTTGTCGGTCGGCACGGCGAGTTCGAGGATGTTGGAGACGAAATGGGTGGGGTCGCTCGCAAGCGACGCGTCGACGACGGTCGCCATGGTGGCGGGGCTGGCGGCGGCGAACACGTCGACCGGGGCGCCCTGCACGATCTGCTCGGCGAGCGCCGAACTGCCGCCGAAGTTGAAGGTGATCGCAACGTCGGGGTGCGCCTTCACAAACTCGCTCTTGAGCTGCTCGAACGACTCCGTGAGCGATGCGGCGGCGAACACGGTGATGCTGCCGCTCAGGGTGTCCTCCGACGCGGCCGGAGCGGGCTCCGCCGGCGCGCAGCCGGCTAGCGCGAGCACGGCGGCTACCGCGAGCACCCTTCTCATGGGATCTCGATGACGACGTTGGTGGCTTTGACGCTCGCGGTTGCGAGCGATCCGGGTTCGAGGCCGAGCTCGTCGGCGGCTTCGCGGCTCATCAGCGACACGATGCGGAACGGTCCGGCCTGCATGTCGACCCGCGCCATCACGCCGTCCTTCGTCACTTTCGTGACGATTCCGGTGATGCGATTGCGTGCAGAGGCGCGGGACGACGGGAACGCCGTGGAGAGTGCGGATTCGGCGGCGAGCTCCTGCGCGAGCGAGGCGAGTTCGGCGCCCCTGATCACCGAACGCCCGTGCACTTTGTGCAGGGTGAGCCGACCGGCCTCCGACCAGCGACGCACGGTGTCGTCACTCACTCCCAGCAGCGCGGCTGCTTCGGTTACTCGGAAATCCGTCATGCGTCGATCTTATTGCCGCCTGTGCGGGTCATTCCACGCGATTATGGCGCGGATGCGGAACTCTCAGCCGTGCGGCGCGACCTGCGACAATGGCGACATGGAGTCGGACACCGCGCGCTACGCGAGACAGGTCGCGCTCCCCGGCTTCGGGAGCGGGGCGCAGCAGGCGCTCGGGGCATCCCGCGTGCTCGTCATCGGAGCGGGCGGGCTGGGCAGCACGGTCATCCCCGCGCTGGTCGCGGCCGGTGTCGGTTCGCTGACTGTTGTGGATGACGATTCCGTCGAGCTCAGCAACCTGCACCGCCAGTACGTGCACTCCACGGCCGACGTCGGCCGCAACAAAGCGGAGTCGGCGAGCGCGCGGGCGCTGCAGATCGCTCCGGCCGTGATGACCCCGGTTGGCGAACGTCTAACCGCCGCCAACGCTCTCCCCCTGTTCGCCGACCACGACCTCGTCATCGACGGCAGCGACAACTTCGTCACCCGCTACCTCGTGGCCGACGCGGCCGAGCTGAGTGGCATCCCCGTCGTGTGGGGCGCCGTCTCGCAATACGGTGGGCAGCTCAGCGTCACGACGCCCGGCGGCCCCGGCTACCGCGACCTGTTTCCCGCACCGCCCTCTCCCGGCTCGGTGCTCTCCTGCGAAGAGGGCGGCGTCTTTCCCGCGACGGTCGCCGTGATCGGCGCGCTCATGGCCGGTGAGGCGCTCAAACTGCTCACTGGAGTCGGCTCACCGCTCGTCGGGCGCGTCACCGCCTACGACGCGCTGGGCGGGAGCTTTCGGGAGCTCCAGTTCGGCCCCGATCCGCAGCGCTCGGCCGTGACAGCCCTCGTGGACTATGAGGCGTTCTGCGGGGTCGAGAAGCGGTCGACCGATGTTTCGGCGCGTGAGTTGAGCGGGATGCATCCGCTCATCATCGACGTGCGGGAGGCCTGGGAGGCGGAGATCGCGGCGCTGCCGGACAGCCTGCTCATCCCCCTCGGATCACTCGAGTCGGTCGCCCCGACCCTCGACCCCCACGCCGACATCGTGCTCGTCTGCCACCACGGCATACGGTCGGCGCAGGCGCTCGGCCTGCTGCAGTCGCTCGGCTTCAATCGTGCACGGCACCTCACCGGCGGCATCGACGCGTGGGCTCGCGAGATCGACCCGACCATGGCGAGGTACTGATGCACCGCATTCCCGTCGACGAGTACGTCGCGATCGTGGCCAACCACCTGCGCGACGCCCTCGCCCCGCGCACCGAGACCGTCGCCCTCGGAAAAGCGCTCGGTCGCGTCACCGTCGCCCAGGTGCTCTCGCCCGTCGACCTGCCCCTGTTCCGCAACTCGCAGATGGACGGCTTCGCAGTTCGTGCCCGGGATGTCGCGAGCCCCCCGGTCACCCTCCCGATCGCAGGCATCATCGCCGCGGGGGCCGCCGAGCCGACCAGCCTGCCCGCCGGGGCCGCGATGCAGATCATGACCGGCGCGGTCATCCCCGAAGGGTCGGATGCGGTGGTGCCCGTCGAGGACACGACCAGCACCGGCGCGACGGTCACCGTTCTGAAGAGTCGAGCCCAGGGTGAGTTCGTGCGCGAGGCCGGCAGCGACGCGCGCATCGGCGACACACTTCTGCCCGCGGGGCTCACGCTCGCGCCGAGGCACCTCGCCGTGCTCGCGGCGGCCGGGATCGCGAGCGTCGACGTGCGTGCCCTTCCCAGGATCGCCGTCGTCACCACCGGTGCCGAGCTCATCGCGCCGGGCGTCGAGCCGCTCCTCGGCCAGCTCTTCGATGCGAACGGTGTTGCCCTCGCGGCGCTCGTCGAGTCCAGCGGCGCGGTCGTCAGCGCGCTCGTGCGCAACGACGACGACGTGGTCGCCTCGCTCGACCTCGCGCTGCGCGAGGCTGCCGTCGACACGGATCTCATCCTCACCTCCGGCGGCATCTCGATGGGCGAGTTCGAGGTGGTGCGCGAACTTCTCGAACCGTTGGGCGCGACGGTCGGCACGATCGCCATGCAGCCCGGCGGCCCACAGCTGCTCGGGGCGTTCCACGGCATTCCCGTGATCGGTTTTCCCGGCAACCCGGTCAGCACGCAGATCTCGTTCGAGGTGCTGGTCGCGCCGCTGCTGCGTGCGGCAGCGGGACGCGCGCCTGCCGAGAAGAGGCATCACACGGTGGAGACGGCGATCGACTCGGTCCCCGGCAAGCGGCAGTTCCTGCGCGGGCGCATCACCGACGGCAACGCGGTGAGCATTGTGTCGGGACCGGGGTCGCACCTGGTCGCGGGGCTCGCGGCATCCGACGTTCTGATCGACATCCCGGCCGAGACCACACGTGTCGAAGCGGGCGACACAGTGGAGACCTGGACCCTATGAGCGAACTCAGCCACCTGGACTCCGACGGCCGCGCGCGGATGGTCGACGTCGGCGGCAAGGCCGTGACCCACCGCACGGCGACCGCGAGTGGACGCCTCGTCACCAGGCCCGACGTCATCGCCCTCGTGCGAGCGGACGACCTGCCCAAGGCCGACGTGCTGGCCACGGCGCGGATCGCGGGCATCGCGGGGGCGAAGCGCACAAGCGACCTCATCCCGCTCTGTCACCAACTGCCGCTGAGTTCGGTGAAGGTCGACTTCGACTTCGGCGAGGACTCGATCGGCATCACCGTGACCGCCCGCACCACCGGGCAGACCGGTGTGGAGATGGAGGCGCTCACCGGCGTCGCCATCGCCGGTCTCACCCTGCACGACATGATCAAGGCCGTCGACCCGGCAGCCGTGCTCACCGACGTGAGGCTCGACGACAAGACCGGCGGCAAGCGCGGGCACTGGACGCGCGAGGAATCCACCGAGGTGCGCCCCGCGACCGCCGCGGTGCTCGTCGCCTCGACCGCTGGAGCTGCAGGCACACGTGTCGATACGACCGGCCCGACGATCCGCGACTGGCTGATTGCGCGCGGCTACGCGGTCGACGAGGTGGCCATCGTGGCCGACGCCGACGTCGCCGCCGGGCTCGCGAGCCTGCTCGCTGCAGCACCCGCCGTGATCATCACGACCGGCGGCACCGGCATGAGCCCCACCGACCGCACCCCCGAAGCGACGCTTGCCGTGATCGACCGGGAAGTGCCCGGAATCGCCGAGGCCATCCGCGCGCGCGGCCTGCTGAAGACCCCGAAGGCTGCACTCAGCCGTGGAGTCGTCGGCACGGCCAACGGCACCGTGATCGTCAACCTGCCCGGATCGACCGGGGGCGTCTCCGACGGCCTCGAAGTGCTCACCGACGTGCTCGAACACCTCGTGGCGCAGGTCGCCGGTGGCGGTACGCATGCCTGACGTGCTCGCGATCGTGACGACCGATGTTCTGGATGCCGCTGCGCTCGAGCACTTCGTAGCCTCCGACGAGAACGGCGCTCTCGTGACGTTCCGCGGCATCATCCGCAACCACGATCACGGTTCGGCGGTCTCCTCCCTCGAGTACTCGGCTCACCCGGAAGCCCAGCGCTTCCTCCACGAGGCATGCGCAGCGATCGCGAGCGAGACAGGGCTGCGGGTCGCGGCCGCCCATCGCATCGGCACCCTGGGCATCGGCGACGTCGCCCTGGTCGCGACGGTCGCCGCCGCTCACCGGGGCGAGGCGTTCGCCGCCTCCGAGCGCCTCGTCGACCTGATCAAGCAGACGGTGCCGATCTGGAAGCGCCAGCACCTCGCCGACGGCGCCACCGAGTGGGTCGGGCTCTAGGCAACTCCTGCACCGCGGCACTAGCCTGATCAACAATCAGGTTGGGAGTCGCCATGGCTGGATTCACTCGAGGTTTCTCAGGACGACAGCGCGAGGAGAGCCCCGAGCTCCCTCCGGGTCAGTTCCTCACCCACGACTTCCCCGTGCTCTCCGCGGGTCCGACGCCCCGCGTCGACCTCGACGAGTGGGAGTTCTCGATCAACACCGAGACCGGCGAGAAGCACAGCTGGGACTGGGCGGCCCTGCAGGCTCTCGCCATCGATGACGTGAGCACGGACATCCACTGCGTGACGCGCTGGTCGAAGCTCGGCACGTCATGGCGCGGCGTCTCGCTCGACACCCTCTTCGCCGAGGTGGAGACCTCGTACGACTACACGATGGCGCACTCCTACGGCGGCTACACGACGAATGTTCCGCTTGACGACCTGCTCGACGGCAAGGCCTGGATCGCGTTCGAGTTCGACGGAGAGCCACTCGACCCGGAGCACGGCGGGCCGGCGAGGCTGCTCATCCCGCACCTGTATTTCTGGAAGAGCGCGAAGTGGATTCGCTCGATCGAGATGACGGCGGACGACGACCCCGGGTTCTGGGAGCAGAACGGGTACCACATCTACGGTGACCCCTGGCAGGAGCAGCGCTATTGGTAGTGGGCCGCTGGAAGTCGGGCCGGGTTGTGAGCACCCGCGAGGAGACGCCGAGCGGCCGCAGCATCGTGCTCGACGTGCCCGGCTGGGGCGGCAACATCGCCGGCCAGCACGTGGACGTGCGACTGACCGCTGAGGACGGCTACACCGCCACCCGGTCGTATTCGATCGCGAGCGCCGATGGCAGTGACCGTATCGAGCTGGCCGTCGACCGGCTGCCCGACGGCGAGGTGTCGCC
Coding sequences within:
- the modA gene encoding molybdate ABC transporter substrate-binding protein; the protein is MRRVLAVAAVLALAGCAPAEPAPAASEDTLSGSITVFAAASLTESFEQLKSEFVKAHPDVAITFNFGGSSALAEQIVQGAPVDVFAAASPATMATVVDASLASDPTHFVSNILELAVPTDNPAGVKALADLENADLKVAFCAAEVPCGAATVTVLDATGLTITPDTYEQDVKAVLTKVELGEVDAGLVYKTDVLAAGDAVLGIEFSEASEAVNLYPIATLADSQNAEAADAFVAWVLSPEGQELLQTWGFGAP
- a CDS encoding TOBE domain-containing protein; amino-acid sequence: MTDFRVTEAAALLGVSDDTVRRWSEAGRLTLHKVHGRSVIRGAELASLAQELAAESALSTAFPSSRASARNRITGIVTKVTKDGVMARVDMQAGPFRIVSLMSREAADELGLEPGSLATASVKATNVVIEIP
- a CDS encoding ThiF family adenylyltransferase codes for the protein MESDTARYARQVALPGFGSGAQQALGASRVLVIGAGGLGSTVIPALVAAGVGSLTVVDDDSVELSNLHRQYVHSTADVGRNKAESASARALQIAPAVMTPVGERLTAANALPLFADHDLVIDGSDNFVTRYLVADAAELSGIPVVWGAVSQYGGQLSVTTPGGPGYRDLFPAPPSPGSVLSCEEGGVFPATVAVIGALMAGEALKLLTGVGSPLVGRVTAYDALGGSFRELQFGPDPQRSAVTALVDYEAFCGVEKRSTDVSARELSGMHPLIIDVREAWEAEIAALPDSLLIPLGSLESVAPTLDPHADIVLVCHHGIRSAQALGLLQSLGFNRARHLTGGIDAWAREIDPTMARY
- the glp gene encoding gephyrin-like molybdotransferase Glp, producing MHRIPVDEYVAIVANHLRDALAPRTETVALGKALGRVTVAQVLSPVDLPLFRNSQMDGFAVRARDVASPPVTLPIAGIIAAGAAEPTSLPAGAAMQIMTGAVIPEGSDAVVPVEDTTSTGATVTVLKSRAQGEFVREAGSDARIGDTLLPAGLTLAPRHLAVLAAAGIASVDVRALPRIAVVTTGAELIAPGVEPLLGQLFDANGVALAALVESSGAVVSALVRNDDDVVASLDLALREAAVDTDLILTSGGISMGEFEVVRELLEPLGATVGTIAMQPGGPQLLGAFHGIPVIGFPGNPVSTQISFEVLVAPLLRAAAGRAPAEKRHHTVETAIDSVPGKRQFLRGRITDGNAVSIVSGPGSHLVAGLAASDVLIDIPAETTRVEAGDTVETWTL
- the moaCB gene encoding bifunctional molybdenum cofactor biosynthesis protein MoaC/MoaB — protein: MSELSHLDSDGRARMVDVGGKAVTHRTATASGRLVTRPDVIALVRADDLPKADVLATARIAGIAGAKRTSDLIPLCHQLPLSSVKVDFDFGEDSIGITVTARTTGQTGVEMEALTGVAIAGLTLHDMIKAVDPAAVLTDVRLDDKTGGKRGHWTREESTEVRPATAAVLVASTAGAAGTRVDTTGPTIRDWLIARGYAVDEVAIVADADVAAGLASLLAAAPAVIITTGGTGMSPTDRTPEATLAVIDREVPGIAEAIRARGLLKTPKAALSRGVVGTANGTVIVNLPGSTGGVSDGLEVLTDVLEHLVAQVAGGGTHA
- a CDS encoding molybdenum cofactor biosynthesis protein MoaE, giving the protein MPDVLAIVTTDVLDAAALEHFVASDENGALVTFRGIIRNHDHGSAVSSLEYSAHPEAQRFLHEACAAIASETGLRVAAAHRIGTLGIGDVALVATVAAAHRGEAFAASERLVDLIKQTVPIWKRQHLADGATEWVGL
- a CDS encoding sulfite oxidase-like oxidoreductase, yielding MAGFTRGFSGRQREESPELPPGQFLTHDFPVLSAGPTPRVDLDEWEFSINTETGEKHSWDWAALQALAIDDVSTDIHCVTRWSKLGTSWRGVSLDTLFAEVETSYDYTMAHSYGGYTTNVPLDDLLDGKAWIAFEFDGEPLDPEHGGPARLLIPHLYFWKSAKWIRSIEMTADDDPGFWEQNGYHIYGDPWQEQRYW